ACCTTAAGCCGTTCCGGATCCAGAACCCCCTCCATGACGGCTCCATCCAAACCCTCAGGGACCTCCACACCGAGGAGATAGAGCAGGGTCGGCGTCACATCCATCAAATTGTGCCGGCGGCTGTTGAAACGATCCTGCCGCCCCTTGGCGACATCACGCCCTTGCAAGAGATAGATCCCCTCCATCTCGTGCCAGCCGCTGAGGGAAAACGAGACCGTGCCGACCGCTTCTTCCGGGGTCTCCGCTCCGGCCTCCCCGAGGGAAGCCCGGATGAGATCTTCCCATACAACATAATAGCCGGTGCTGGGTATCAATGTCAGGTCCGGTCCTTTGTCGGAGTACGGGCCGCGGAATGCCGAATCTTTTGTATAAGAAGCGGACAGGATCGCCTCCCCCGTGAGAGGATCCTTGGCGGCATCCAGCACTCTCTTCAGCTCGTCACGGATTTCAAGCTGGCGCTCGCGGGTCAGAAGCGCGTTGGGATCGCGCCCCTTGACGCGGACGTAGAGCCGCTCCCCGTCTGAGGGATGCAGGCAGTAGATCTCTTTGGAATTCTCTCTCAGAACCGATGATAATGTCTGCTGCTCAATATAGGGTTTGACCCGCAGTTCCCGCCGAATGGGCCCAAAACCATGATCGCTTACGAACAAGATATAATCTTGGGGGCCGGCCATCGCCAGGAATTCGCCGATTATCGCATCCATGCGAACCCAGAGATCGTGGACGACATCCCGGTACCGAACGACCTCATCTTCTTCATTGCGGGCGTCGAGCGGATCCATAAAACGCCAGAACATATGCTGAACGCGATCCACGGCCGTAAAGACCACCCAGAAGAGATCCCAATCCTCCTTTTGATAGATCTTTTGGACGGCCGTCCAGCGGGCTTCCATGACGTCACGGATGTGGGTCCGAATCGAATCTTCCTTGCCGGCGACAAGATTCATCTCCATCTCATCGAGGATATATCCCTGAAGTTCCTTCTCCAGTTCCGGGGGATATGTATAAAGAACCTTATCGACATGCGGGAAACCGGAAACCATCACCCCATCCATTTCTTCGGGGGGATCGGTCATTGGAATATTGATAAAAGCTGATCGTTTCCCCTTCCCCTCCAGCATCTTCCAAATGGGCGCCGCCTTCCGGTTGCCAGCTGTTTCGGTGATGATAATATTCCCCTGCGGCAGCCGCCGTTGAAAATCAAAAATGCCGTGACGGCCGGGATTCACCCCCGTGATCGCGGAGGTCCAGGCGGGCGGCGAGAGGTAGGGAATGATCGAGGATAGATCGCCCCAGGCCGCATCGCTGCGGAATTGGGCGAGATTTGGCAGATCACCGGCCTCAATCCATGGATCCAAGATGCTCCAGGTGGCGCCATCAAGACCGATAACGAGAATTTTAGGTTTCTCCCCGCCCCCGCAACCGGTCATGAACCCGATGGAAAAGGCCACCAGAAGAGCACAGAAGATAGAGACAAGAAGGATCCTATGGGAATTCGGCTGCATTGATTATCCGCCTTTCCATGCCTGTCATGCATCCCGCCATCTCATTCTATCAGAGAAGGGCTGCCTTTTGTGAATCCCCGCCATTTCAAAAACAAAATAGGAAGAGGGTGGGGGTTTCAGCCGCCCCACCCTCTTCTCATAAGTCCTCTGGACATTAAACGAAGACCGAAGGTTTGATACCCGGCTCGTCTCCCTTATTGATACGTCCGCTTGATTGAGCCCCAGGTCGTTTGCTGTACCGGCACATAACAAGGATCTGGATTCTTACACGTAACCCATTGCCCATTAAGGAACGAACCATCTGCGAGCGTACAATCTTCCATGGTCAGAATGAGGCAGTTTGGATCCCCTTCTTCCATGACGGGAACACAACAAGGACCATATGCAGTGCCCCCGACGCTGAAGACGGGATAGCTCGTAAAAGTATCCGTCTGAGGATTGGAGCCGCAATCCACAACCACACCACCCTGGACAGGATGTGCTCCCAGAGCCACATACCCGGCATTGTAGGAGTAACACCCGAAGTAGAACACCGGTTGAAGATGCTCATAGAAACAACCGGGCGCCCAGCTGACAGCAGCCCCCCTGGTACCGGGACCATTTGGCCAGCCCGAGGTATAAATGGGGAGTGGGATCGCAGCGCCTCCAGGAGCAATCGGCCCCCAGAAATCGATTGAAGTAATATTCTGATAGGCGGTAGGAATTCCAAAAACGATCGTGTTAAAATTCGGTGTATTTTCAGGTGGAGAGACGACGATAAGCTGAAACCACTCCACACCACCTGCATCAGGTGTCGCAGTGGGAGAAAAATCCGCGGCATTTGCTGGAATGGTGATGGAACCGAATATATCCCCATTAGTTTCAATTCCATCAACATTGCCGTGAACTGCCAGGTAAACTCCTTCATTCGGACCAGCCAAGATCAA
This portion of the Candidatus Eisenbacteria bacterium genome encodes:
- a CDS encoding alkaline phosphatase family protein gives rise to the protein MQPNSHRILLVSIFCALLVAFSIGFMTGCGGGEKPKILVIGLDGATWSILDPWIEAGDLPNLAQFRSDAAWGDLSSIIPYLSPPAWTSAITGVNPGRHGIFDFQRRLPQGNIIITETAGNRKAAPIWKMLEGKGKRSAFINIPMTDPPEEMDGVMVSGFPHVDKVLYTYPPELEKELQGYILDEMEMNLVAGKEDSIRTHIRDVMEARWTAVQKIYQKEDWDLFWVVFTAVDRVQHMFWRFMDPLDARNEEDEVVRYRDVVHDLWVRMDAIIGEFLAMAGPQDYILFVSDHGFGPIRRELRVKPYIEQQTLSSVLRENSKEIYCLHPSDGERLYVRVKGRDPNALLTRERQLEIRDELKRVLDAAKDPLTGEAILSASYTKDSAFRGPYSDKGPDLTLIPSTGYYVVWEDLIRASLGEAGAETPEEAVGTVSFSLSGWHEMEGIYLLQGRDVAKGRQDRFNSRRHNLMDVTPTLLYLLGVEVPEGLDGAVMEGVLDPERLKVKPIRYGPAFEELFREDSPDTSGLMNLPYIGG